In a single window of the Candidatus Zixiibacteriota bacterium genome:
- a CDS encoding HIT domain-containing protein has protein sequence MNDKTIWAPWRAGFVLGKKESGCIFCKRLKMKDSVRNLIVYRGKKAFVILNKFPYNGGHTMVVPRRHVGLLEKLTPSESVEFFELTRLSVKAIKKALKPHSMNLGMNLGRSSGAGIPEHLHMHIVPRWQGDTNFMPVIGNTKVMSVPLAPVYEAIKREFDKL, from the coding sequence ATGAATGACAAGACCATCTGGGCACCGTGGCGGGCCGGGTTTGTCCTCGGAAAGAAAGAATCAGGATGCATCTTCTGCAAACGACTGAAGATGAAGGATTCGGTCAGGAATCTAATCGTCTATCGCGGCAAGAAGGCGTTTGTGATTCTCAACAAGTTCCCATACAACGGCGGGCATACGATGGTGGTACCTCGTCGCCATGTAGGGCTTTTGGAGAAGTTGACACCTTCGGAGTCGGTTGAGTTTTTTGAGTTGACCCGTTTGTCGGTCAAGGCGATCAAGAAAGCGCTTAAACCTCATTCCATGAATCTCGGCATGAATCTCGGCCGCAGTTCCGGCGCAGGGATTCCTGAGCATCTGCACATGCATATAGTACCGCGCTGGCAGGGAGATACCAATTTCATGCCGGTGATCGGCAACACCAAAGTCATGTCGGTGCCGCTTGCGCCGGTGTACGAGGCGATCAAAAGGGAGTTTGACAAACTGTGA